tcttcaaacattttaaattgcATCTTTTTTGGCTTGGGAaactgaaaaaataatttgggaGACGGCTCGAAGGTTTAgggaaagaagagaaaggttgagtttttaattgatattccatttttcaataatggtttattcattctttttcctattgtgcttttttcataattttacaTCATCATGATTCCCTGATGTGTAGTTATTCCTAACGTTGTTGACACTACTATTCTTATTCATGAATTTCAAGTCATCctaaacatttattttgttgtttctttcaaatatgatATGTTCTTATTTGATATTTACTCTCATTAACATAGTTGGTTCAAATATGGTATATGCTCAATATATGAGGTTCTTtctaatttagttaaaattttgaaagtagtCTGTCTTTATATTGGAAAAGTTTTGTAGGGAAGGCACAtgtattcttctttcttttttaccattgttttatcttttgagtCCATTTGTTATGTTGAAGGGGAGAACTATGTTGAAGGGGAGGAAGTGTCCAATCGTGCAACTGTTGAAAGCAAACAGAAAGAAGTGCTCAAGGTTTGCAACTTGGATGTGGATATTTCTGAGTAACTTTTACTTCTTGTTGTTTGCGAACCTTTTCTATTGTCACACTCAGGTAATTGTCACCGAGGTTTTGGATGGTGACAAGTTTTATGTTCAGACAATTCCGGACCAAACAGCCACTTCTCTACAGCAGCAACTAGAGACTTTGAATCTTCAAGAAGTCCCTTTAATCTGTGGTTTTAGTCCTAAAAAAGGTGATATCGTCCTAGCTCAATTTAGTTCAGACAACTAGTAAGGGTAATTATGAGTACCCTTTTTTATTACGTCTTCTTTGATTGGAGCTCACTTAatctatttatgaaattttgctacTGCAAAATGTTGTCTTTCTTTGTCTTGACTATTagaaatttttcttctttccactACTTTTTTGAAGTTCTAACAatcattttctaatattttaagttGGAGTTTTGTTTAAGTTATCACTTGAATTCGAGCTTTTGTTTAAGTTATCATTGATAATAAATCATGAACAtgtctcattattatttatgagcATCAGTGTTACTTTTTGACTAAATCTCtgtataatatgaaaattatggtTCCAAATTGGCTACTAGTTTGTTAAACtagaacaaatattttatagctcttgatttgGTCATTGGAAGCCTGCAAGAATTATTGGAAgcataatttattgttttcttttggcaAGTATAATCTTTATCTAAGATGAAGAGTAATCCAATTTAAATGCTAGTTTTGGAAAAGTTTGGTAGTTCTTGACTTAGCTAGCTTACTGTTTAACTTCTCTCATATTTAGGTAGGCTATGCTACTATGGCTATTGGAGCGCCTTGGATTTTTCATTCTATAAAGCAATTGGTTGAACCATTACTCTTTAGTTGTCATGTCGTTCCATTGATGCTTACAGGTATTCTATTAAACTCCAGAGCTATGgttattaagttaaatagaaatcaatttttcttctgGCCAGTAAGGTACTggataattttattatctgCTACATGCGTAGTCAGTCTACTTTTCATTATTGCATGGTTagaacttttaatttagttcattCTTAGGATTTCAATCTCTTGAACTCAATCATTTAAGCACAACTTTACTCATCTTGACACATCAAAAGGCTTAGTTGAATAATTCTACCAAAGAGGTATGATTAGGAAATTATCTTTGCACTTGCTTAGAAATTAAACCACTCTCTGTTATCTCAGCAATATCTAGTATACCAAgtcaacaaaattcatttacAGGTACTTTATATTTAgttaaacaaagtttttaaatagtttttatatgGAAGACCTTTTATTGGTTCCTCTTTCCATTTCAAGTTTGAAGAGATTGAATATGTTAGAAACTTAGATATCGAACTtgtaatatgaattaaatgtATTGGTTGTTATATGGTgatgaaataaaatgtttttatgaGCCATGACTCGttgctttcttttgtttgtacGTCTGCAATCTTCTTAGATTAGGTCTTTCCATCGCAATGGATTTTCTTGCAAGAAATGAGATTTACTTTGACAAGATTTGTTCTATAGCTTTTACAACTATCTcgtttatttttaatgatttttcttgAATGAATTATGTATTTAGATCAATCAGTTTCTTTTCAGTCTGGTGGTTGCATTTCATATTCATTAGTTTTTTATGCAATTAAATGAattgtctctcttttttatttgtaaggTTATTATAGCTTTAGCCAAAAGTTAAAAGCATACTGTTCGTCTATCTTTTCGTAGTTATTGCATACGGTATGTTAGATAGTTTTTTGTTGACCCAATCTTTATAGATCTTCACATTTAAGTCCTCATTGCTATATGCCAGTTGGAGTTAGAAGTTAAAGTTCTTAGTTTTAATGCTAATCTTATTTCGTTTGTAGATTTCAAGGAGTTGAGGATAACAATCGATGAGGCTTTGATCAGTTTGGAGTCATCTAAGAGTGTTGTGGTGCTTGGAGGAGGGTGatatctctttttcttattattacatatactttCTGTTTTATGATTAAGAACAATGTTCATAACGGGTTTTGTAATATGAATGAGAACAATATGTTTCTATGTTGTAAGTATGTAATGACCaactatatgtatatgtttcaatgatatatatgcaatttgttagttatttgattgaaaatttgggTTGATTCAAGAAACGTAAATAGTTCAATTGATCATGTTGTATACCATTCTTGGACTTCAAAACAGgtgtaatataattatatggatatttcaaattgtacaatttttcatttaaaagaaaaataaaagtcttGGCATACAAAACGTGtcaagaataaacaaattattgaCATTTATaaactgtcaagtataattttacttgacgtGTAAAAACTGTTAAACAAAAAACTCTCTTATTCTTGATATTGGATTACTTGATGTGTAAAAAGCGTAAAGTAATCTCGTATACTTAACGTTTTTTTATCAGTCAAGTATAATTGTATAACTTGTCGCTTAAACAGCAAgtaaattttccttttctttctttacattAGATTAGTTTGACGCATTAACAAGgataaagtaaacaaatacTTGACAGCTAAAAAGAGTGAAGTGTTGCCAGTTTTGGCTCATGGTGCATCCTCATGTATTAGTAATTGTAATGTGTGAAGTGGAAGATTGTGTCTCACTCTAATTTTGGCTATCCGTTAGTAGTTATCTTCTGGTCTAATTCGAAATATTCGGTGATAAACAAAGAGTTAGAAAATCATAGCGAAGTTTTGTCCCTTAGTAAATTCTTTTTGATCTTTGAATAGCGAGTCGGTGATTCCTTTCCCCTGCTGGCCATGAATTTCGATTCAAAATTCCAGCTGAAATACATGAAAAGAGCATAACCCTCGTTCTTCTATCCGTGAAAATAGttagttcattttttattttttattttttgttattattaatcttCTGATGTTCAAATGTTATTGTAAGATTATGTTGGTGGTAAATTTGCAATAAGATGCCAGATGTTATTAGATTCTGTCCTATCCCGATTCTTTTTGTGggattatttataatatgcCTAATGTGttcttgcattttttttttttaactctctTCGAAAGTGCTGGTTTTcatctaaaaatgaaaaaaagaaagaaaggaaaacagtATATAAAAAACATCACTCAAGTGTTGAAGTTCTTTTGTCTTCTGTCTTATATTCTTACATTTTCATCTCCATCCCTACCCATCTTCTCCAAAGTTTCCACTAAAGTTTCCTTAtgttttggtttcatttttatcttccatctctctctctctctctctctctctcttgacttttttatttttcttttcatttttttggatGTTAGCCTTCCTTCCTACTGTTATGTGTTACCCTTGAGCCTCAAATTGACATTCCAAGAAAtgagatattaaattttgcaCCTAAGAAAAGTTACCTATGACCACAAACATTTACAACCCTGACCACAGAAAACAAAGGGAAAGTGGATTTGTAGTACTTTCCTTCAAACATTTCGTAGATgtatgaaaagaagaaaaaatatgtgGAGGTGTCCATCAAACATTTTACTTCGCCTCGCTTCCACACAATTTGAAGAGAAACATGGCAATCTTTGATGTCCTTCAGTTTTCTTTCATGAACCCAATCCATGTGTTATCCTGCGTatcttcaaaaaataattgaaaactaGCATATATAATTGCAAATCTCAGGTAACTACGTACTTGGAGCCAGATTTTCTCATAACATGGCCACCATTTCTCACGTAACTATGTACTTCCAATTGATGCCAGAAAACCTTAGCCAAACCACCCACTACGTAATTGCTTTGTTCATAACtgcaattttatcattattttgttCACAGAGAGGTTTTATCATCTTTGGAAAGGATGAGAGTCAGTATACTACTTGGGTCATGTGCACTTGATATCTCATTCTATTACcagagaaataaaaatcatttccCATGGGACGTAGATGACTACCCTAAATTTGTCGTACCTATTAATGCTACTCAATTTCTTCGTTAGCTTTACCTTGACTTAACAGACTAAAATATAATGCAGAAACTTAAAGTATGCCAAGGAAGATACAGAATTCCATTGTCACTCTTATAACTTATCTTAATCTTAAGCAAGATCCTTGACTTACCATGGTTGCATATAACGTTTGTTAAACAAACGTTATATGCAACCATGGTAAGTCAAGGATCTTGGAGACTACTTGAAAGTACTTTGATGCACCTTGGATGGCACAACATTGGTTGTATTTGTGTGGTTCTACTTAGCCtaatttcaattgaatttCGATACTGTAACagtaattatttgtttattgtttggAGAGATACAAATGCATTGATGGACTATGACCAGCTTTCTTTCTTAACTCTCAAAACAACCGAGTAaacaaaatatctaattactaGCGCATACCTTATGCTTGTTGGAGTAGGATAATGAATATCGATGAACGACCCATTATCTTATTTTAGAGTAATGGAATTCTGAAGGCAAtgctttttccttgtttggTATGTACAACCATTTCCAACCAACCtctcatttatatatatttatgagttTCTTGATAATAAAGAAGAGGTCAGACTTCTAGATAAAGAATTAGTTGagatatttgaagtttttaagaaaaaattcatGTTTTCGATCACCAATTTGATCGTACAATCGTATTCTAAAGTTAGAGAGTATTAGAGAAGACTCTTGTGGTTGTCTATGACTTAGAATCAACCAAAACAATCCAAAACTAAAgaagaattttgaattcaaaggTTAgtgctttttgtttttatgtttttctatttttcaatttcacgTGTTAAGTTAGATGAAATTAGAATGTTGTTTTGATATTGTGTTTGGTACCATGCTTAATTTTTCCATCATACTAATAATAAGATATGGGTTTTATGCCTATAAGTGATGTTGCATGCAAAATAGTGTGGCCTCATATAACAAACAATCTAACAATCAACCAATAGCTAAAACAAGTAACTAAGGATTTATTTACCAACTTTCCTTACCCTACATGTTCTTCATTGATATGCTAAACTTGGTAATCTTATTCCACCTGACGCATTTCATgctcaaaatttaatattgtaaGCTCTTGCTGTTGTATGAATTAATACAATAttactaattttcttatattgaaACTTTAGATTTCTTAACAAATGAACCGTGCACATGAAATGAAACACATTAGGAAATATTAACTCTACAAGTTTACAAATGGTTATGTGTCTCCTTTGACCAATTACTCTCTTCAGTTGAGTGTAAAGCCAAATTCATAAAGAATTGTTCTCAAAATCAACTAGGAAAATTTGGTTAttagtaaaatgaaaattatattccAAATTCGAATAGAGATTCCAATCAAAATTTGTCCAATTTTCAAAGATGGGGCATTATTTAAAGTATTGtctcaaatcaaaataaaggcaaactccaaaaaaatttcaaatcaaagttGGGGGTGAAATTCTACATCAAATTCGCATAAAAGAATTGAGTATATTacaaggcaaaaaaaaaaaaaaaagagaaaaaaagttagaattccATATACTACACAgattttattttgcaattaACATGGACCATACAATCTACTTTGGTTGAAGTTAAAGTATATTCtcaaacaaatgaataaattcATCGTTTGTTTCCTTGGTGTCAAATGTGTGAGGCAAAcaacatttcaaataaaaaaatttagaaaaatttgacctaaattctaattttttttggataattgcaaatttgacaattaattttaaaataattaagtatatagcaacatttttaaaaaattgcaaatatagtaaaatttgtcaaattctatcaatgatagagtctatcactaatagaccatgttataaaaattggtctatcaccgatagatcatatgaatctatcagtgatacaagtttatcagcgatagttttgctatatttgcaattttttaaaagtgttgttatatccttaattattattcctcaaatgatCATCTATTACAATTACCcaattataaatgaattaagttGAGTAATTAAAGTGGCTTGAATCTAACCCAATTTCAGCCCACTGGTGAAATTTTTTGTCAAAGATGACATTCGACTCGATTCCATCATACAATTGGGCCTAAACCCACCTTAAAACCCATGAAAATTCTCCATAAATAGAGGTATTACCCTTTCATTCGAGGAGGGAAGAAGCAAATGGAAGAATTCATGATGAAGATTTGAAGATTCCACTTCTAAAGCTCTAAAACATTAAGCATTAATCATCACACACATGATATATGCTTAAACAGCAGACACATAATATTTCATATGTgttatagtatatattaaatatcattaagCATTAAGCAcaatacataatatattattaaacacCAGACACATAATGtagagacattttttaaaatagcaaaataaattaaaatatttacaacatgtagcaaaattttgaattctatcaataatagaaactGATAGACTTTCTATCAATGCCAGTGATATAAGCATATCggtgtctatcaatgtctattattaataaaatcttaaaaaatttatatatattgtaaatattttgtcaaatttgttatttttgatcATTCCCTCataatatattacatattaTACATTGTATAGAAAATATCATTAGCAATACATTTTACTAATTgtattgatataaatttgtactttCACACAAAGTAAAActtgttacaaaattaaaatatgtacaCATACATTGTTATATAgtattatgttaaatatacAAAGGTATATAAAATCGAAAACAATTTTAGTCACATtaagattttacaaattaacttttaatatatgaaaattaattcaaattagatgaaatataataaatatatatcataaattattaaattgcattaaatatatgcaaaacaaagaaatgacatagtatatatatttgactgATTGTAAATATggttatatattataaattatgtgGCATATATACTCTATTCCctgtaaattttctttattgaaatatttaccGACATATTATATTTCACAACTTCATACACATAATTAATACTATGAAACAAATATGTACTCActgaaaaattttgaaggaGATGAACTgaataagaaagaatgaaCGAAGAGAGGGATCAGACGAATGaagaattttttaacaaagccaccaaaagaaaaataattaaggaataattttgattctaatattacaataacataattaataacataccATATTTACATaagatatctaataaatacaaatcttatttatatgttatagttcactttttttatttttttaaatatattattaataataaaaataggtAATTTGGTCTTTTGGTCTCAACACTTGTGTAAAATTGAGGCTTATTAagacatttatgaaaaaattgacaatTAGATTCAACTTGTTATCATCTATCATATTTAGGGTATAGTacttaaaacttcaaaaatttaactaaattagtTCTATGCTaccttaatttttaaattatacaactGACAAATTCAATCACCCAAGCTCAAATTGATGGGCTTGAAGTAAAATGTCGAAAATGCCTctagtttttcaaataattatagtcaTTTGATAACCATATAATTGTGATGTGATCATCATGTGTCATCTGATTACAACtaattgtttttagttttcaattctAGTTAGTGGTGTAAGATACTTTTCTTGGAttaccttttcatttttataagattattattttatttagtttgcCTTTTGTGATAGtcatttaattactttttttgtcatagtaattttttatattacttaTGTGATTATCGTCTGATTACTATGTTATACTAATTATAAATGATATTGGTTTGTCatcttattgttatttaatttaataccaAATGATATCTAACTGTAAATGAAATCAATTGGTACATCTAATGACCTtgcctttgttttttttataagtattaagaatttgttatataatcGGTAATAGTATGAATTTGGTACTATCGCTATATTAGGATTGTGTGCAATAGatattattgagaaaaaattaaaataataaaaaaggaataTTGAAGAAAGTCCCACAAATGGTCTCTTCAGTGTTTTTGAAGTCAAACAACAATCCATCAGTCTCCTCATCTTCCATACGCAACCCGACAACCGAACCTCTAAACAACTTGGCTCTCTGTTCTTGTGGGTAAGTTTCAATTTCGGATAACCATTCTTAAGTTTTCTATTCTTTTGCGGGGATAAGAACATTTCTCCAcatttctctctctgtttcttcaagaacaagaacaacTACAAGTAGTGAGATCGAACCATGGATTCCTCTTCACCTTCTTCCATTGATGCCCTTCCAGATGGGCTCAAAGATAAAGTGTCAACGGTTGACCCCTTTTTGATCGAAGCCCTTCACAACCCTCGACACCGTCTAACCAGtcagtattttcttttattctaattttgggttttgttcaGCTTCAAGTTTAACAATCTTGTTTCCTCTTATTCATTTCCCTCTTTCTTGTTGGATGACAtcttttagggtttttatttttatgaacttCCAACTGTGGTTGGTAATTGTGAATCtgttattgtatttgtttaattCTCAACAAAGGGGTTGTAGCTTTTGTCTCAACTTTGATGCCACTTACATAGGTTTTGTCTTAGCTTTAATGGGCATTTGCTAGTTTTAGTTCAGATTAAGTAAGTTTTTGCCTCCATGGAACTAGAAGAGAACCCTGTTCGCtaactatttggtttttaattctcaatttttgaaaattaagtctataaataCTCATCCAACCTTTCTTATTCTTTACCAATGGTTTAAAAACCATACCagaatttgaaaacttgtttttgtttttcgaGTTCaactcttttcaaattttggcatGGTTTTTAAACCACCAGTAAAACAGTAACCTAAGAGTTCAACTcttttaagaaattgaaaggatataagttaattttcaaaattaaaaaacaccaCATGGTTATCAAGCGAGGTctaagtttctttttgttgatattATTCCCTTTTTTCAATATACTCTGCTCATTGTAGTTTATTTTTACCATAGTTCTGCGGATGGAACTTGATATTCAAAGGTTCTTGCAAAACCAAGATCAGCAGTTGTTTGAGTTCCAACACTTCCCTACTTCGTACCTTCGACTCGCAGCTCATCGTGTTGCTCAACACTATGGTCTGCAGACAATGGTTCAGGATAATGGTATAGATGGACAAGGGAGAATTTTGGTGAAGAAAACTGTCGAAGCTAGATTTCCAACCATTTGCTTATCCCAAATACCTGCAAAACAATTGGCTGATGATAAACCTGGGCACGTTAAAATTGCTATTAGGCCGAGGCCAAATAAGTTGTCTGATGAAGCAGGTAATTGTATGGCTAAGCAAAGTCATGCTAGGACTGTGGAGCAGAGGAAGGAAGAGTACGATAAGGCACGTGCTCGAATATTCAGCAGCCAAGGTAGTATTGGTCCAGTGGAGGTATTGCCCCATACTGTCATCGAGGGGCTTGGTATACCTCCAAACAGAGATAGGGTGGAAGATTGTCGAGTGAACGATGTTGAGAAGTATACAAGTGTTACAGATGCTGGGAATGGGGCTTCTTCTCGGGTTGCCATTTTAAGAGATAGGGAAAAGGATCTTAGTGACCCAGATTATGATCGGAGTTATGAAAGGTAATGGCTCCTTTGAAACAGACTACACCTATGCTGCTAGCTGATAGTGCCATTATTACATATGCTGTTATTGGTTTCTCCCTATATGATGAGACCATTTTAGCTGATAGTTTTTCAAAACCTCAATTCTTATCAAACTTATTATATTCATTATGCTATGTATTATCTGAATGGTTGGGTATCTAAATGCATATTAATCAACAACTTGTTCTTCATTTGTAGGTATGTTAAGAGCCTTCCAATTAATCTGACTCCGAGCTTGAATTTTGCTCCTTTCACCGTGCAAAACATCACACCTTCATTTACCGGTTACCATGTACCAAGGAACGAGGTTTCACTGGGCTATGTTTCTCCTTCACCAATCAAGACTGTAGGATTGAATCAGGTGTCTAGACCCTCGGCCAATGTGCCGTGGCCATGTGCAGGGATGCCATACCCACATACTGCTTTTCAGGTACATTTAAGATCTTTACAGTACACAGCCTCTGTTCTATCACTTGAATTGATTATTTGGTAAATCTAAAAAGTTACATCACACAACTTGGGTTCATACTAGTGTTTACAAAATTCACTTGGATCGATCTTGGTTAATCTAGAAACAATATGGAGTAGCTACGAAAGTAATTTGGCAATGCTACATAAAACTGCTTTTGCTAATTTTATCCGAAGATCTCCCCCTTCTTCGAATTTGACCATAAAATAGTTGGATGATGTTCTCCCTTTGCTATTGTACCCCAAAGGTTAGGACACTTGGAACTTACACTTGGAACTTGCTCCTTCTCATCAATCTTATTATAACAGTGATGGAGTAATAGATGATAGGTTTTTCTCTCAACTCACGACATAAAATGCACCTATTTGATCAAAAAGATGAATTCGGTACACTGATGAATTCATTGCtccaaaaatcattttaaaaaataaccctTCTAAACACACAATACCTGTCTGAAAGTCTATCTTCCAACTGTCTTATCTTTCACAGTTGATTCAATAGTGTTACTGCCTTCTACTCGCTTGCTTGCTTTATTTCTTTAGTGGAGATACATAAACTGTTTTATTCCTTCTAATCTCTTCTAACTAAATTGTCTAAACGGAAGCTACGATCATTTCCGTCCAaacttttattctaaaaaccCGTATTAGAAACTTTCTAAACTTAACTCACAACTTCATTTCATCATTTACGGTTGATTCAGTAAGATCGTCACGTCCTACCCTCTCCTTGTTCGACCACTAGGAcgttttaaagaaaactagaATCATTGTCTATTCCAAACCTTGTTTGTACAAACGTCATTTGattcttactttttcttcaatttttgcaATTACTTTGTGTTGACTTATTTTTGGTGTTATTGCAGGCTCCATTGTATCAACAATCTTTGAGTTTTGATTATTTGCAATACAATTGAATACAGCAGTTAGGAAATAGTGTTAATTAAAAACTGATTTACTCAGCTAATTATATACTCATTTTGTTGGTTCCAAAACCTCCCGTTAGAatcaattgttttaaattaaactcttttatttatacttaCTGTCCTTTCTAATATTCATTATTGAGTGTCTTTCTGGGCACAGTGTTCAGGATTCTAAATTTcagattttggttttttaaatggaccaataaaagatatttttttttttctttcgagaacattccatttttattttgaattcattttaaattatatggctttgttgtttaataaaaataaaataattcaactgAAATCTAATATAGACAAACATCTCATGTTTTGACGTTTCTTTGCAAAGGATATTATATGTTGTTGgattggttttcttttaatgttaaatgtaattttagtaataaaattcaataggTTGGATGTTACTAACTTGAAACTGAATTGTAGTTATATAACTATTGATAATCAACGTAGGTTATGGATAtctatatcatatatatatatataagtatattttataatactcttccttaaatattcattttatataaaataaatacctTGTTAAGATCTTcctagtttttaaaaaaaatgttagagaaggaagaagagtacattattttgtataatttaataattttttcattaaaaactTAAGAAATCCAATGGAAAAATACAATaggcaaagaaaaagagtaataTTTTTACTCCATGAGTGCAATTTCTATTCTCCTAATCCATACATTACTTGAGTTCTTCCTGTTGTCGCATTTTAATGTAGGATATCAGTTTTTCACATGTTGATATATGTAATGTCTTTGTGATTAAGTTTGACAAGTTgtcttttgaagaaatttgttgaatatCGTTGTCACCATTTCTTCACCGTGTATAGAAGAGTTTTGGTGAGATATGCTTTGTTCTATtgcattttatatatactcatTTGATTTGTGTCATACAAGCGGTATTGTCttcaaataatattgttgGTGAATTTTTACTAAAAGATAAACTACATGTTTCTCAAATATGATGGGTCATTGATCTCAACCATACACATTTTCGATTAGCTACATGAATTGCAAGAATTTCTGCATAATTTAATGAGGTAGTGGTAATGTTGTGCTTGTTTGATTTGTTGGAATAAAACAAAGGAAttcttacaaaaatagcaaaaaaaaatcgactcatgtcactacattttttaaattgcaaaggtagaaaatttaaaagtcaatAATATTATGATTACCATCTGATAGTCGTATGATTATGGTCTGTTAGTAGcctgatatcactaattttgttatattgagaatatgcaaaaaaaatagatgtttttagatgtttttttctaaatatttttgtcatttgtgccatttttctaaaataaacataatatcAATCGTCCCTTAAAGACAACAAAGTATCTACTTAACTCCATTTCAATGTCTTTTTTGTTGGATAAGGACTGTATTGCTAATAAATTTACTGAAAATGTTATATCTCGTCTCGTCTTAGTAGCGAGATATATTAGTGCATCTATTGCACTACAGTATGGTACTTCAGGACCAAGTAATTATTCATTATCttcttgaaattgaaatatatcatttttcacATCTAGTGATCAAACTACCATTGAAATGTTCAATAGGCATGTTTTATCCATGAagaatcttttttaaaaaaaatttatatatgtcgattgatgaataaaattttcatcaactAAATACTCGATTTGCAAGCcaaggaaaattttcattttgtctaggtctttcatctcaaattctttttcaagATATTCTATTGTCTTTGAAAGCTATTTCAGGGttccaattatatttaaataatcaacATATAAAACTGTA
This is a stretch of genomic DNA from Cucumis sativus cultivar 9930 chromosome 4, Cucumber_9930_V3, whole genome shotgun sequence. It encodes these proteins:
- the LOC101216736 gene encoding uncharacterized protein LOC101216736, whose amino-acid sequence is MDSSSPSSIDALPDGLKDKVSTVDPFLIEALHNPRHRLTILRMELDIQRFLQNQDQQLFEFQHFPTSYLRLAAHRVAQHYGLQTMVQDNGIDGQGRILVKKTVEARFPTICLSQIPAKQLADDKPGHVKIAIRPRPNKLSDEAGNCMAKQSHARTVEQRKEEYDKARARIFSSQGSIGPVEVLPHTVIEGLGIPPNRDRVEDCRVNDVEKYTSVTDAGNGASSRVAILRDREKDLSDPDYDRSYERYVKSLPINLTPSLNFAPFTVQNITPSFTGYHVPRNEVSLGYVSPSPIKTVGLNQVSRPSANVPWPCAGMPYPHTAFQAPLYQQSLSFDYLQYN